The following nucleotide sequence is from Dehalogenimonas formicexedens.
TCCAGAATCGTGAGGGCTTTCCCCCTTTCCTTTAATTCCTCTCCCACCGGGGGAGAGGAAAAACCTGATTTAAGGATGGAACATGGTAGAACCGAAGTTTTTTGAAACGATCGCGCCGCTGTATGACTTTCTGACCAAGCTTTTCATGGGCGGCACTTACGAGAGCATGAGGAAGCGCATGCTTAATGAGGATACCTCGCAGATGGAAATACTGGACCTGTGCTGCGGCACCGGCTACATCAGCAATACGATCAATGCCAAGCGCATCGTCGGCCTGGATCAGTCTGACGCCATGCTGGCCAGGAACGCCAAGGTCAAGCGCCCCAACAAAGAACTGATCAAGGGCAACGCCTACCAGGTACAGTTCAAGGACGGCGAATTCGACCGGATTTATAATTCCAGCGCGTCACACGAATTCAAGCTGTTTTCACGACTGCTGCAGAAAAGCTACCAGGCGTTGAAACCCGGCGGCAAGATCATCATCTTCGATATCTACCAGCCGAAAAACCGCATATTGTCGTTCTTCATGAACACCTTCGTCCGCTACGTAGTCGAACGCGGCATCATGTTCGTCCATACCAAGGAAGAATGGCGGCAGATGCTGACCGAGGCCGGGTTCGAAGTCGAAGAGCTCGAATCTGTCCGCGGCTTGTATATCTTCGTGAAAGCGGTCAAACCCCTGCAGGGGAAACTGCCTTTAACGGCAGCGGGTTAAACTCCGTCTACCAATCGACACCGGGACGGTGTATACTATATTGCTTAACCTGGGGTTACCAATTTATTTTGAAATTATTAGAGATGGAGGAGCTATCTGCCCATGGGACTGACACTCGGTGAAGCCATCCGGCATATCACCAACAAAAACTACGCGATAGTTGCCGCCGACCTCTTTGACGAGATCTTCGGCCGCAAGTATGGCGAAACCGCCAAAATTCCAGCCAGGGATAAGGGTTCCTGGCCGATCAAGATCGAGGACAAGCTGAAGGACACCCATTTCGCCAAGATGGCCGAGGGTGAGTTCAAGCGTACCCGCGTCGATATTGCCAGCGACACCTATCTAGAGGTAAAACGGTGGCTGGAGGACGAGGTCGGGGTGCCCCATCCGTGCATCGACCATGATTTCAAACTTGGCGTAAAGTAAAAGCAGAAATCTCGAGTCAAAGACCAGCCGCCGGAAGGCGGCTGGCTTTTTTTAAACCCCAAATCCCAATTTCTAAATTCTAAACAAATCCAAAATTTAAAATCCCAATCTCAAAACTTGGGATTGACACTTCAGGTGACGCGGCTTAGAATCAGGTTAAGGCTCGTAGCTTCGCGAAATTACGCGTTTTACGAAACCCTCATCCTACCTTCTCCCGCCGTGCGGGCGAGGGGAAAACGGAATGGACCCGCGTTAAGCCTCCAGAGGCGACATATGAAAGGCTGCGTATGAGTCTTAAAGAAACCCTGCCCGTTGAATTAAAGGAAGCCCTGCGCTCCGGCGATAAGGTAAAACTAAATACGATCCGCCTGATCCTTTCGGCCATCAATTACGCCGAGATCGAGCAGCAGAAACAGCTGGACGATCCCGGAGTTCACGCCGTCATCGCCAAGATGATCAAGCAGCGGAAAGAAAGCATCGAGGCGTTCAAGGCCGGCAACCGGCAGGACCTGGTGGACAAGGAACAGGCCGAACTCAACATCCTCGAGAGCTACATGCCGAAGCAGTTGAGCCGCGAAGAGATTGTCGCCGAAGCCAGGAAAGTTATTGCCGAGGTCGGCGCCAACAAACCGCAGGATATGGGCAAGGTAATGGGCAAACTAACCCCGATGCTACGTGGCAAGGCTGACGGTAAAGAGATAGCGGCGGTGGTGACGGAGCTGCTGAAACAGTAAACGGCATCAACACCTGGAGGTGAACAGGTGAAAAAAGGGTACGTTATTGCGGCGGCGGTGTGGCTGGGTTCGCTGGGTGCCATCGCCATCGGCTATTCGATATTCCAATCCAACAATGTTCACATTACATGGAGCTTCGCGCAATTCCTTGACCCGCTGAAATTTTTTACGGTAGGTCTTCCGATTTTAGCGCTGCTGTTGCTCTCAGGAGCGCTGCTGATTATTCAGAGTAACCAACGCGCGGCGAAGATTTTGGTCCAGGTTGGTTTCGCCATACTCCTCATTTTGACCCTGACGGCAATATTGAGCATTCTCGGTTTGCTGATGGCGCCGGCGGCGTGGTTCGCCTACCAGGGGCTGGGGGGAGGAGAAAAACCCAAGCCAGCTTGAAACTAGGACAGGCTCCGCGAATCATTGCGCGGTTCGAAGGCTCTTTTCCCTGGTTTTGCGGATATGAAATATAAAACCATCGCAATACCTTGCGCTGCTATAAAGAAAGCTACAACAAGGTCTTCGAAAATATTGACTTCATGTGAACGCGGGCTGACAAAGTAACCGATTCCGACAATCATGAATAGAGCCAGTACGATTCCTGAAATGACAGGTTTTTTGAAACCCGTATAAACGATTAATCCGAAAACCCCGGCGCTGATTGTGCCCTGAAAAAGAATATCCAATATGAGATTCAATAAACCTGAACTGCTTGATATCGATTGATAACCGTTCAAGGCCAAAGCCGCGACCCAGGCAGCGGCCAAGACAAGAGACGCAAGGGTTTGCAGACCCAGGTTGGTCAGCCGATATAGGTTCCGCATACGCTCAGTGAACTCTAGCCCTTGCCAATTTTAGATTCCAGCGACTCGACCTGCTGTTTAACTTGAGTTAGATCACTCTGCAGGTCTTTCAGTTGTTTCGCCTGATTTTTCAACAGAAAATAGCTTTGTACGAGCATGACTGCCAGAGCTATGGGGATCGCCCAAGCCACAATAAGGACGATTATTTCTGTTGGCCCGATAGGCATGCCAGTCTTCGGTCTTTCGGATGCCGCGGGTGGTGAAGATACTTAACCTTACTCTACGCCCGATCATAAGTCAACGATCAGGCGATCATCAAGAATAATCGGGCAAACGGAACCGTAGCATCGCGTTCTTTGTTCTAGCAGTGGGCAAAACGTCAAAGCAAACGCAATATCGCTATTCGAGGCTAATTAAATCGGGATCGGCCGCTGAAATGATTCAGGGTTTTTCGGCGGCTTTGGCCTTAAGAGCCAGGTATCTTTGGTAGTCAGCCGAATCTTCTGGTTTGATGGTGGGAGCCGCGGCTCCGGCTTTCAGCGCCATGAACCTCTTGAAATCAGCCATA
It contains:
- a CDS encoding GatB/YqeY domain-containing protein, which translates into the protein MSLKETLPVELKEALRSGDKVKLNTIRLILSAINYAEIEQQKQLDDPGVHAVIAKMIKQRKESIEAFKAGNRQDLVDKEQAELNILESYMPKQLSREEIVAEARKVIAEVGANKPQDMGKVMGKLTPMLRGKADGKEIAAVVTELLKQ
- a CDS encoding class I SAM-dependent methyltransferase, coding for MVEPKFFETIAPLYDFLTKLFMGGTYESMRKRMLNEDTSQMEILDLCCGTGYISNTINAKRIVGLDQSDAMLARNAKVKRPNKELIKGNAYQVQFKDGEFDRIYNSSASHEFKLFSRLLQKSYQALKPGGKIIIFDIYQPKNRILSFFMNTFVRYVVERGIMFVHTKEEWRQMLTEAGFEVEELESVRGLYIFVKAVKPLQGKLPLTAAG